The Streptomyces luteogriseus genome includes a window with the following:
- a CDS encoding winged helix DNA-binding domain-containing protein, with product MTNTKRSVTGTAPLLGTRALNRATLDRQLLLRPARLSVAAAVEHLLGLQAQNVKPPYYALAARVDGFTPEALSQPMADREVVRIVTMRSTIHTHTADDCLTLRPLVQPARDRELVAFRAGLEGVDLDRLAGIARDLVEAEPRTMKQLREALLREWPDADPQSLAVAARCRLPLVQVTPRGLWGRSGQVSLTTAEHWLGRPAEPAPAPDAVVLRYLAAFGPASVKDMQAWAGMTRLRDAFERLRPQLITFRDDTGVELFDLPDAPRPDPDTPAPPRFLPEFDNLLLSHADRTRVVPPEHRGRSWKGNMAYCTLLVDGFLAGLWRLESDALVIEPFDRLTRSQRDDVIAEGERMLRVMHPRSSYDIRFGAVRT from the coding sequence ATGACGAACACCAAGCGGAGCGTCACCGGCACGGCACCCCTGCTCGGCACGCGTGCCCTCAACCGCGCGACCCTCGACCGGCAGCTGCTCCTGCGCCCCGCCCGGCTCTCCGTCGCGGCGGCCGTCGAGCATCTGCTCGGGCTCCAGGCGCAGAACGTCAAGCCTCCGTACTACGCGCTCGCCGCCCGGGTCGACGGGTTCACCCCCGAGGCGCTGTCGCAACCGATGGCGGACCGCGAGGTCGTCCGCATCGTCACCATGCGCTCCACCATCCACACCCACACCGCGGACGACTGCCTCACCCTGCGGCCGCTGGTGCAGCCCGCCCGGGACCGGGAACTGGTCGCCTTCCGCGCCGGCCTCGAAGGCGTCGACCTGGACCGGCTCGCCGGAATCGCCCGCGACCTGGTCGAGGCCGAGCCCCGCACCATGAAGCAACTGCGTGAGGCCCTGCTCCGGGAGTGGCCCGACGCCGATCCGCAGTCCCTGGCCGTCGCGGCCCGCTGCCGGCTCCCGCTCGTGCAGGTGACGCCGCGCGGCCTGTGGGGGCGCAGCGGACAGGTCAGCCTCACCACCGCCGAGCACTGGCTCGGCCGTCCCGCGGAACCGGCCCCCGCCCCCGACGCCGTCGTCCTGCGCTACCTCGCGGCCTTCGGCCCGGCCTCCGTCAAGGACATGCAGGCCTGGGCCGGCATGACCCGCCTGCGCGACGCCTTCGAACGCCTCCGCCCGCAGCTCATCACCTTCCGGGACGACACCGGCGTCGAACTCTTCGACCTCCCGGACGCCCCCCGTCCCGACCCGGACACCCCGGCACCGCCACGCTTCCTCCCCGAGTTCGACAACCTGCTGCTCTCGCACGCCGACCGCACCCGCGTCGTCCCGCCCGAGCACCGCGGCCGCTCGTGGAAGGGGAACATGGCCTACTGCACGCTCCTCGTCGACGGCTTCCTCGCGGGGCTGTGGCGACTGGAGTCGGACGCGCTCGTGATCGAGCCCTTCGACCGCCTCACCAGGAGCCAGAGGGACGACGTCATCGCCGAGGGGGAGCGGATGCTGCGCGTCATGCACCCGCGGTCCTCGTACGACATCCGCTTCGGTGCCGTACGGACCTAG
- a CDS encoding cysteine hydrolase family protein, with protein sequence MERGTDPGRSALIVIDMINTYDHEDAELLVPSAEQVVPVLTELLGRAREADVPVIYVNDNFGAWRSHHGELLDAALSQRHAHLIEPIRPDDRSLFVMKARHSVFFETPLSYLLWSLGVGHVVLTGQVTEQCVLYSALDAHIRHLEVTVPRDAVASIHPHLASAALEMMERNMGARIVAAKETDFAPPGA encoded by the coding sequence ATGGAACGAGGCACAGACCCCGGGCGGTCGGCTCTGATCGTGATCGACATGATCAACACCTACGACCACGAGGACGCCGAGCTTCTCGTGCCGTCCGCGGAGCAGGTCGTCCCGGTCCTGACCGAGTTGCTCGGCCGGGCCCGGGAGGCGGACGTCCCCGTGATCTACGTGAACGACAATTTCGGGGCGTGGCGCTCGCACCACGGAGAGCTGCTGGACGCGGCCCTGTCCCAGCGGCACGCCCACCTGATCGAGCCGATCCGGCCGGACGACCGGTCGCTCTTCGTCATGAAGGCCCGCCACTCGGTGTTCTTCGAGACGCCCCTGTCCTACCTCCTGTGGAGCCTGGGCGTCGGACACGTGGTCCTGACGGGCCAGGTCACCGAGCAGTGCGTCCTCTACTCCGCCCTGGACGCGCACATCCGCCATCTGGAGGTGACGGTGCCGAGGGACGCCGTCGCCTCGATCCACCCCCACCTGGCGTCAGCGGCCCTGGAGATGATGGAGCGCAACATGGGCGCCCGCATCGTCGCGGCGAAGGAGACCGACTTCGCGCCCCCCGGCGCCTGA
- a CDS encoding flavodoxin family protein: MAALSAPDAVHGFDDLTALYVNCTLKPSPQRSHTQGLIDKSRSIMESAGVATDLIRAVDHDIAPGVYPDMTEHGFATDVWPELYERVMAADILVLAGPIWLGDNSSVTKQVIERLYACSSLLNSQGQYAYYGRVGGCLITGNEDGVKHCAMNVLYSLQHLGYTIPPQADAGWIGAAGPGPSYLDPDSGGPENDFTNRNTSFMTWNLMHIAALLKRAGGIPAHGNQRAQWDAGCRPGADNPEHR; this comes from the coding sequence ATGGCAGCCCTCTCCGCACCCGACGCCGTCCACGGCTTCGACGACCTGACCGCCCTCTACGTCAACTGCACCCTCAAACCGTCCCCGCAGCGCAGCCACACCCAGGGCCTGATCGACAAGAGCCGCTCCATCATGGAGAGCGCCGGAGTGGCCACGGACCTGATCCGCGCCGTCGACCACGACATCGCACCCGGCGTCTACCCGGACATGACGGAGCACGGCTTCGCCACGGACGTGTGGCCGGAACTGTACGAGAGGGTCATGGCGGCGGACATCCTCGTCCTGGCCGGCCCCATCTGGCTGGGCGACAACAGCTCCGTCACCAAGCAGGTCATCGAGCGCCTCTACGCCTGCTCCTCGCTGCTCAACTCGCAGGGGCAGTACGCCTACTACGGTCGCGTCGGCGGTTGTCTCATCACCGGCAACGAGGACGGCGTCAAGCACTGCGCGATGAACGTCCTCTACAGCCTCCAGCACCTCGGCTACACGATCCCGCCCCAGGCGGACGCCGGCTGGATCGGCGCGGCAGGCCCCGGGCCGTCGTACCTGGACCCTGACTCCGGCGGCCCGGAGAACGACTTCACCAACCGCAACACCAGCTTCATGACCTGGAACCTGATGCACATCGCGGCCCTGCTGAAACGCGCCGGAGGAATTCCGGCCCACGGCAACCAGCGCGCGCAATGGGACGCAGGCTGCCGCCCCGGCGCGGACAACCCCGAGCACCGCTGA
- a CDS encoding response regulator transcription factor has product MHRQPYEPPGTADASRRILVVDDDPTVAEVVAGYLDRAGYAVDRADDGPTALARAAARRPDLVVLDLMLPGMDGLEVCRRIRGRGPVPVIMLTARGDEDDRILGLEVGADDYVTKPFSPRELVLRVESVLRRSRPAAAGNRLGAAGLTVEPAARRATKNGTELALTLREFDLLAFFLRHPGQAFGREDLMREVWGWDFGDLSTVTVHVRRLRGKVEDDPARPRLIQTVWGVGYRFEPGEGDD; this is encoded by the coding sequence CCGACAGCCGTACGAGCCCCCGGGGACCGCGGACGCGTCCCGCAGGATCCTGGTCGTCGACGACGATCCGACCGTCGCCGAGGTCGTCGCCGGATATCTGGACCGCGCCGGTTACGCCGTGGACCGCGCCGACGACGGCCCGACCGCCCTCGCCCGCGCCGCCGCCCGGCGGCCGGACCTGGTCGTGCTCGACCTGATGCTGCCCGGTATGGACGGCCTGGAGGTGTGCCGGCGGATCCGCGGCCGCGGCCCCGTGCCCGTCATCATGCTGACCGCCCGGGGTGACGAGGACGACCGCATCCTGGGCCTGGAGGTCGGCGCGGACGACTACGTCACCAAGCCCTTCAGCCCCCGCGAACTCGTGCTGCGTGTCGAGTCGGTGCTGCGCCGCAGCCGCCCCGCAGCCGCGGGGAACCGGCTGGGAGCGGCGGGTCTGACCGTCGAGCCGGCGGCCCGCCGGGCCACCAAGAACGGCACCGAACTCGCCCTCACCCTCCGCGAGTTCGACCTGCTCGCCTTCTTCCTGCGGCACCCGGGGCAGGCCTTCGGGCGCGAGGATCTGATGCGTGAGGTCTGGGGATGGGACTTCGGCGACCTGTCGACGGTCACGGTCCACGTCCGCCGCCTGCGCGGCAAGGTCGAGGACGATCCCGCCCGGCCCCGCCTGATCCAGACCGTGTGGGGCGTGGGCTACCGCTTCGAACCCGGTGAAGGGGACGACTGA
- a CDS encoding sensor histidine kinase, whose protein sequence is MRDNLLIALYAFAGAAATGLTGAGVLRLIRRRSLTVSLAVVAAVGVVAMLAGTLVVAWAMFLSPHDLTVVTTVVAMAAVVSLATALLLGRWVVARSRELAVAARSFGDGGNFAAPGGPATAELAAVSRELAATSARLAESRERERALETSRRELVAWISHDLRTPLAGLRAMSEALEDGVAADPNRYLRQIRTEVERLNGMVGDLFELSRIHAGALALTPTRISLYDLVGDALAGVDPLAREHGVRLVGGLIEPVPVEVDGKEMSRVLGNLLVNAIRRTPADGTVAIEAERSPEGVVLSVTDGCGGIPEEDLPRVFDTGWRGTHARTPPAGAGLGLAIVRGIVEAHQGRTGVRNIPGGCRFEVVLPAAAS, encoded by the coding sequence GTGCGAGACAACCTCCTCATCGCCCTGTACGCCTTCGCCGGTGCCGCCGCGACGGGTCTGACGGGAGCGGGCGTACTGCGTCTGATCCGCCGCCGTTCGCTGACCGTCTCGCTCGCGGTGGTGGCGGCGGTCGGCGTCGTCGCGATGCTCGCCGGCACGCTCGTCGTCGCCTGGGCGATGTTCCTGTCGCCGCACGACCTGACCGTCGTCACGACGGTCGTCGCCATGGCGGCCGTCGTCTCCCTGGCCACCGCGCTGCTGCTGGGCCGCTGGGTCGTGGCCCGCAGCCGTGAACTCGCCGTGGCCGCGCGCTCTTTCGGCGACGGCGGGAACTTCGCCGCGCCCGGCGGTCCCGCCACGGCCGAACTCGCGGCGGTGAGCCGCGAGCTGGCGGCCACCAGCGCCAGGCTCGCCGAGTCCCGGGAGCGGGAACGCGCCCTGGAGACCTCCCGTCGTGAACTCGTCGCCTGGATCTCCCATGACCTGCGCACCCCGCTGGCCGGTCTGCGCGCCATGTCGGAGGCCCTGGAGGACGGCGTCGCCGCCGACCCGAACCGCTACCTCCGGCAGATACGGACCGAGGTCGAACGCCTCAACGGCATGGTCGGCGACCTCTTCGAGCTCTCCCGTATCCACGCCGGGGCCCTGGCCCTGACGCCCACCCGGATCTCCCTGTACGACCTGGTCGGCGATGCCCTCGCCGGTGTCGACCCGCTCGCCCGCGAGCACGGGGTGCGGCTGGTGGGCGGCCTCATCGAACCGGTGCCGGTGGAGGTGGACGGCAAGGAGATGAGCCGGGTGCTGGGCAACCTGCTGGTCAACGCGATCCGCCGGACCCCGGCCGACGGCACGGTCGCGATCGAGGCCGAGCGCTCCCCCGAGGGCGTCGTACTGTCCGTGACGGACGGCTGCGGTGGCATCCCCGAGGAGGACCTGCCGCGCGTCTTCGACACCGGCTGGCGCGGCACGCACGCCCGGACGCCCCCGGCGGGCGCGGGCCTGGGCCTCGCCATCGTCCGCGGCATCGTGGAAGCCCACCAGGGCCGGACCGGCGTACGCAACATCCCCGGGGGCTGCCGCTTCGAGGTGGTACTTCCGGCGGCAGCGTCGTGA
- a CDS encoding NAD-dependent epimerase/dehydratase family protein, which translates to MRVLVTGGAGFIGSHVVATLRERGHEAVVFDVREDPAADVRDAAAVRRALAGVDAVCHQAAKVGLGNGVADAADYVSHNDLGTAVLLAAMAEAGVRTLVLAGSMVVYGEGRYACARHGVVRPGPRAVAELDAGRFEPPCPVCGEDLSPGLVREDAPADPRNVYATTKLAQEHLAASWARCTGGSAVSLRYHNVYGPGMPRDTPYAGVASFFRSALARGESPRVFEDGRQRRDFVHVRDVAAANAVALEAPAASGALTAYNTGSGDPHTVGEMARALAAAYGGPEPVVTGEYRLGDVRHITADSSRLRAESGWKPETGFEEGMTEFARAGMRGA; encoded by the coding sequence ATGCGCGTACTGGTCACCGGCGGTGCCGGGTTCATCGGGTCCCACGTGGTCGCCACCCTGCGGGAGCGGGGGCACGAGGCGGTCGTGTTCGACGTGCGGGAGGATCCCGCGGCCGACGTGCGGGACGCCGCGGCGGTGCGGCGGGCCCTCGCCGGTGTGGACGCCGTGTGCCACCAGGCCGCGAAGGTCGGGCTGGGCAACGGGGTCGCCGACGCGGCGGACTACGTCTCGCACAACGACCTGGGCACGGCCGTGCTGCTCGCGGCCATGGCGGAGGCGGGTGTGCGGACCCTTGTGCTCGCCGGGTCGATGGTCGTGTACGGCGAGGGACGGTACGCCTGCGCTCGGCACGGGGTGGTGAGGCCCGGGCCGCGGGCCGTGGCCGAGCTCGACGCGGGCCGGTTCGAGCCCCCGTGCCCGGTGTGCGGGGAGGACCTCTCCCCGGGGCTGGTCCGCGAGGACGCCCCGGCCGATCCGCGGAACGTGTACGCGACGACCAAGCTCGCCCAGGAGCATCTGGCCGCCTCCTGGGCCCGCTGTACCGGGGGGTCGGCGGTGTCGCTGCGCTACCACAACGTGTACGGGCCAGGCATGCCCCGGGACACCCCCTATGCCGGTGTCGCCTCCTTCTTCCGCTCGGCGCTCGCCCGGGGCGAGTCCCCGCGGGTGTTCGAGGACGGGCGGCAGCGCAGGGACTTCGTGCACGTCCGGGACGTGGCGGCGGCGAACGCCGTGGCGCTGGAGGCCCCGGCCGCGTCCGGCGCACTCACCGCGTACAACACCGGCAGCGGCGACCCGCACACCGTCGGCGAGATGGCGCGGGCACTGGCCGCCGCGTACGGCGGGCCCGAGCCGGTCGTCACGGGCGAGTACCGGCTCGGGGACGTCCGGCACATCACCGCGGACTCGTCGCGGTTGCGGGCGGAGTCGGGGTGGAAGCCGGAGACCGGCTTCGAGGAGGGCATGACGGAGTTCGCGCGAGCGGGGATGCGCGGGGCGTAG
- a CDS encoding DUF1996 domain-containing protein has protein sequence MNQGHRRNRKRRNAIVLVAGLAAGGVGLALVTMQANATDAPRATTRAASPISCPSVADRLPDVPQQARAEVDRNLELLRSQIAEAGNRLATTRGQGGPDFVQNAILGPLKDKRTATVDRIALAISRTGAPRPQGLSGLAACTLAGGRGQQGRGQQGQGQQGQQGQQGQGASPSPAAGNGPVPEDFVDITKVAPNVPARPRSGRNASKGVFKTRCGVNAEGRHNSDNVIVAPGVGNGAHHTHDYVGAIGVDAFTTDDTLAAADTTCTNGDRSTYYWPVLRDRGGVEQADAGKPGGGAEGNIGKILTPTSASLTFVGSPTTKVVAMPRFLRIITGDAKANANGGANANAAWSCTGFENRVQLKDKYPICPAGSEVVRTERFQSCWDGRNTDSANHRSHVAFADARGRCPAGFKAVPQLVQRLTYSGLAGSTAFAVDSFPESLHKPITDHGDFINAMPERLMKQAVSCINSGRRCG, from the coding sequence ATGAACCAGGGACACAGGCGCAACCGGAAGCGGCGCAACGCGATCGTCCTGGTCGCCGGGCTGGCCGCGGGCGGTGTCGGACTCGCGCTGGTCACCATGCAGGCCAACGCGACCGACGCCCCCCGTGCCACCACCCGCGCGGCCTCACCCATTTCCTGCCCCTCGGTGGCCGACCGGCTGCCGGACGTGCCCCAACAGGCGCGTGCGGAGGTCGACCGCAATCTGGAACTGCTGCGGTCCCAGATCGCCGAGGCGGGCAATCGGCTGGCCACCACGCGCGGCCAGGGCGGTCCGGACTTCGTGCAGAACGCGATCCTCGGCCCCCTGAAGGACAAGCGGACCGCCACCGTCGACCGCATCGCCCTCGCGATCAGCCGCACGGGCGCACCCCGTCCGCAGGGTCTGAGCGGCCTGGCCGCCTGCACGCTCGCGGGCGGCCGGGGACAGCAGGGCCGGGGGCAGCAGGGCCAGGGACAGCAAGGTCAGCAGGGGCAGCAAGGGCAGGGAGCGAGCCCGTCACCGGCTGCCGGCAACGGCCCGGTACCCGAGGACTTCGTGGACATCACCAAGGTCGCCCCCAACGTGCCCGCCCGGCCCCGGAGCGGCCGCAACGCCTCCAAGGGCGTGTTCAAGACCCGTTGCGGTGTCAACGCGGAAGGCCGGCACAACTCCGACAACGTGATCGTCGCCCCGGGAGTGGGCAACGGGGCCCACCACACCCACGACTACGTCGGCGCCATAGGCGTCGACGCCTTCACGACGGACGACACCCTGGCCGCGGCGGACACCACATGCACCAATGGTGACCGGTCGACCTACTACTGGCCGGTGCTGCGCGACCGCGGCGGAGTCGAGCAGGCGGACGCGGGCAAGCCCGGCGGTGGAGCCGAGGGCAACATCGGCAAGATCCTCACCCCCACGTCTGCGAGTCTCACCTTCGTCGGCAGCCCCACCACCAAGGTGGTCGCCATGCCGCGCTTCCTGCGCATCATCACCGGTGACGCCAAGGCCAACGCCAACGGCGGCGCCAACGCCAACGCGGCCTGGTCCTGCACCGGTTTCGAGAACCGCGTCCAGCTCAAGGACAAGTACCCGATCTGCCCCGCCGGCAGCGAGGTGGTCCGCACCGAGCGGTTCCAGAGCTGCTGGGACGGCCGGAACACCGACAGCGCCAACCACCGCAGTCATGTCGCCTTCGCCGACGCCCGGGGCAGGTGCCCGGCCGGGTTCAAGGCGGTCCCGCAGCTCGTACAGCGCCTCACCTACAGCGGTCTGGCCGGCAGCACCGCCTTCGCCGTGGACAGCTTCCCCGAGTCGCTGCACAAGCCGATCACCGACCACGGCGATTTCATCAACGCGATGCCCGAGCGGCTGATGAAGCAGGCCGTGAGCTGCATCAACTCCGGCCGCCGCTGCGGCTGA
- a CDS encoding bifunctional helix-turn-helix transcriptional regulator/GNAT family N-acetyltransferase, with amino-acid sequence MTKEQVEQVRRFNRTVAERVGVLHDRYLGGARPYGQARLLWQIGDGGTHDLRGVRERLGLDSGYVSRLLRALERDGLVTVEPHPDDRRVRTVRLTEAGGRERALLDDRSDALAASLLDPLDARQRERLTSAMAEVERLLTASTVHLEELDPDHPDAAHCLRSYAAELRELFDGGFDPAHSLLPDPRELRAPRGLFLVARLHGEPVGCAGLKLSAGAPAEIKRLWVSPRSRGLGLARRLLSELEARAARHGSDRVRLDTNKALTAATRLYRDSGYTEVAAFNDEPYAHHWFEKPL; translated from the coding sequence ATGACGAAGGAGCAGGTGGAGCAGGTACGGCGCTTCAACCGGACGGTCGCCGAGCGGGTGGGGGTCCTGCACGACCGCTATCTCGGCGGTGCGCGTCCCTACGGCCAGGCGCGGCTGCTGTGGCAGATCGGTGACGGCGGCACGCACGACCTCCGCGGGGTACGGGAGCGGCTCGGTCTCGACTCGGGCTACGTGAGCCGGTTGCTGCGGGCACTCGAGCGGGACGGCCTCGTCACCGTCGAACCCCACCCCGACGACCGGCGGGTCCGCACCGTGCGGCTGACCGAGGCCGGCGGACGGGAGCGCGCGCTGCTCGACGACCGCAGCGACGCACTCGCCGCCTCCCTCCTCGACCCGCTCGACGCCCGGCAGCGGGAGCGGCTGACCTCCGCCATGGCGGAGGTCGAGCGACTTCTGACCGCCTCGACGGTCCATCTGGAAGAACTCGACCCCGATCATCCGGACGCCGCGCACTGCCTGCGGTCCTACGCCGCCGAGCTGAGGGAACTCTTCGACGGCGGCTTCGACCCCGCCCACAGTCTGCTGCCCGACCCGCGCGAACTGCGCGCTCCGCGCGGGCTGTTCCTCGTCGCTCGGCTGCACGGCGAGCCGGTGGGCTGCGCCGGGCTCAAGCTGTCGGCCGGGGCCCCCGCGGAGATCAAGCGGTTGTGGGTCTCCCCGCGGTCCAGAGGTCTCGGCCTGGCCCGGCGCCTGCTGTCCGAACTCGAGGCCCGCGCCGCCCGGCACGGCAGCGACCGGGTGCGGCTCGACACCAACAAGGCGCTGACGGCGGCCACTCGTCTCTACCGCGACAGCGGGTACACCGAGGTCGCCGCCTTCAACGACGAGCCCTACGCCCACCACTGGTTCGAGAAGCCGCTGTGA